The following are encoded together in the Tripterygium wilfordii isolate XIE 37 chromosome 18, ASM1340144v1, whole genome shotgun sequence genome:
- the LOC119983873 gene encoding metacaspase-1-like: MFNKYPTKCNNTELQRHEIPNSSSSLSSTNQQPRRSTTKSSSSSGNNQECRRAEFKSKGSSSSSDSVQLTDHQQTPRKRALLCGVSYRERKFKLKGTINDVNNIKSLLTETFHFPSENIRVLTEQEKNKDKSPTKKNIQKYLKWLVADCQKGDSLVFYFSGHGLRQPDFNQDEQDGFDETICPVDFMEEGMILDNEINSTIVQPLSEGVTLHAIIDACHSGTMLDLIHIYDREKKRWTDNRPPNQSIWKGTKGGLAISISACEDHEFAADTAALSAGATMNGVMTFFLVQIVKEHRGLTYEALLDLINKRIEQANLEGCALAKLIRKLFRGNRIIQRPQLSASERFDVTQKHFDL; the protein is encoded by the exons ATGTTCAATAAGTATCCAACCAAATGCAACAACACAGAACTTCAAAGACATGAAATTCCAAATTCATCATCGTCGTTGTCATCAACAAATCAACAACCTCGTCGAAGCACGACgaagtcatcatcatcatcaggtaACAATCAAGAATGTCGCCGGGCCGAGTTTAAATCAAAAGGCAGCAGTAGTAGTAGTGACAGCGTGCAACTAACTGATCATCAGCAAACGCCGAGAAAGCGTGCGCTGCTTTGCGGAGTTAGTTACAGGGAGCGCAAATTCAAACTCAAGGGTACTATCAATGATGTTAACAACATCAAATCTTTGTTGACTGAAACTTTTCATTTTCCATCCGAGAATATCAGAGTCCTCACAG AGcaagagaaaaataaagacaAGAGTCCGACCAAGAAGAACATTCAGAAATATTTGAAATGGCTTGTGGCCGACTGCCAGAAAGGGGACTCACTGGTGTTCTACTTCTCCGGGCACGGGCTGCGACAACCCGATTTCAACCAAGATGAGCAAGACGGGTTCGACGAAACAATCTGTCCAGTTGATTTCATGGAAGAAGGCATGATTCTTGACAACGAAATTAATTCCACCATTGTTCAGCCTCTCTCTGAGGGTGTCACACTACATGCAATTATCGATGCTTGTCATAGTGGAACCATGCTCGATCTTATACATATCTACGACAGAGAAAA GAAGAGGTGGACAGATAACCGCCCTCCAAATCAATCAATATGGAAAGGTACAAAAGGTGGATTAGCAATCTCCATTAGCGCTTGCGAAGATCATGAATTTGCTGCTGATACCGCT GCTTTGAGTGCAGGAGCGACAATGAATGGTGTAATGACATTCTTTTTAGTACAAATAGTGAAGGAACATCGTGGATTAACTTATGAAGCTTTGCTCGACTTGATAAACAAGAGAATCGAACAAGCTAACTTAGAAGGTTGTGCTCTAGCCAAGTTAATCAGAAAATTGTTTCGCGGCAACAGAATAATACAG CGACCTCAACTTTCGGCTTCAGAGCGCTTTGATGTTACGCAAAAACATTTTGATTTATAG
- the LOC119983875 gene encoding metacaspase-1-like gives MFSNSRTRCSNTEQQPCLRYEIPNSSSNNQERLRACTTRSSSSSGNNQERRRRAKFKSNSKGSTDSLQLNDDHPRKRALLCGVSYRQRKFKLKGTVNDVNNIESLLITTFRFPPENIIVLTEKEQNKDLSPTKKNIQRYLKWLVADCQKGDSLVFYFSGHGLRQPDFNQDEQDGFDETICPVDFMEEGMIHDNEINSTIVQPLTEGVTLHAIIDACHSGTMLDLIHIYDTEKKEWTDNRPPNPSIWKGTKGGLAISISACEDHEFAADTTALSADATMNGVMTFFLVQVVKEHRELTYEALLDLINERIEQANLEGCALAKVIRRLFCGNRIIQRTQLSASERFDVAEKHFVL, from the exons ATGTTCAGTAATTCTCGAACCAGATGCAGCAACACAGAACAGCAACCATGTCTAAGGTATGAAATTCCAAATTCttcatcaaataatcaagagcGTCTTCGTGCTTGCACGAcgagatcatcatcatcatcaggtaACAATCAAGAACGTCGTCGCCGGGCCAAGTTTAAATCCAACAGCAAAGGTAGTACTGACAGCCTGCAACTAAATGATGATCATCCGAGAAAGCGTGCGCTGCTTTGCGGAGTTAGTTACAGGCAACGGAAATTCAAACTCAAGGGTACTGTCAATGATGTTAACAACATCGAATCTTTGCTGATTACCACTTTTCGTTTTCCACCGGAGAATATCATCGTCCTCACAG AGAAAGAGCAAAACAAAGATCTGAGTCCGACGAAGAAGAACATTCAGAGATATTTGAAATGGCTTGTGGCCGACTGCCAGAAAGGCGACTCACTGGTGTTCTACTTCTCTGGGCACGGGCTCCGACAACCTGATTTCAACCAAGACGAGCAAGATGGGTTCGACGAAACAATCTGTCCAGTTGATTTCATGGAAGAAGGCATGATTCATGACAACGAAATTAATTCCACCATTGTTCAGCCTCTCACTGAGGGTGTCACACTACATGCAATTATCGATGCCTGTCATAGTGGAACCATGCTCGATCTTATCCATATCTACGACACAGAAAA GAAGGAGTGGACAGATAACCGCCCTCCCAATCCATCAATATGGAAAGGTACAAAAGGTGGATTAGCAATCTCCATTAGCGCTTGCGAAGATCATGAATTTGCTGCTGATACCACT GCTTTGAGTGCAGACGCGACAATGAATGGTGTAATGACATTCTTTTTAGTACAAGTAGTGAAGGAACATCGTGAATTAACTTATGAAGCTTTGCTCGACTTGATAAACGAGAGAATCGAACAAGCTAACTTAGAAGGTTGTGCTCTAGCCAAGGTAATCAGAAGATTGTTTTGCGGCAACAGAATAATACAG AGAACTCAACTTTCAGCTTCAGAGCGCTTTGATGTTGCGGAAAAGCATTTTGTTTTGTAG